A region of Argentina anserina chromosome 5, drPotAnse1.1, whole genome shotgun sequence DNA encodes the following proteins:
- the LOC126793634 gene encoding E3 ubiquitin ligase PQT3-like isoform X3 encodes MAVYYKFKSARDYDSIAMDGPFISVGLLKEKIFESKHLGKGTDFDLVVTNAQTNEEYLDEATLIPKNTSVLIRRVPGRPRMPIVTDSEHRVEDMVENTEPERTSFLGVNSSVNPEPDWDDLGGDLYDIPEVFPVQQSYAAPDIPPTNKADEDSKLKALIDTPVLDWQNQGPDGYGSGRGFGRGMNGRMGGRGFGVFEKKTPPQGYICHRCKVPGHYIQHCPTNGDPNYDIKRVKPPTGIPKSMLIATPDGSYALPSGAVAVLRPNEAAFEKEIEGLPSTRSVGDLPPELHCPLCKEVMKDAVLTSKCCFKSFCDKCIRNYITSKSVCVCGATNTLADDLLPNKTLRDTINRILESGNDSTDNAGSAFQVQDMESARCPQPKIPSPTLSAASKGENKPLPLSDEALKTQGTVDEVKPVLAPQQMLENVRNTKVADASEATHESMSVKEPASQGSAPLVDEEVQQRLASVEAGKKRKKKKVRMPANEMQWKTPQDLAAENYMMHMGPSAYNPYWNGMQPGMGMDGYMPPYGAPMPYMGYGMGPMDMPFGGPFPPDAFGGQGYMMPMVPPPQRDLADFGMGMGMNGMNVGPPPIMSREEFEARKADLRRKRENERRGQSRELSKDREYGREVHGDGDMPPMKSKSKSSLAPRSPSPDYSRDRDHHRHYRYERSSPPPEPTRDRDRERRPSRDILDPLPPPRPPKRRSDHHHDRDREREPSAKDYDDEKPRQKRHRSESSSSKPADAETAPPPSKPSSAKQAAETASAKSKASVFSRISFPEGEANKKRKSSPSAKEAPGGLKELANGFHDHEYSKSSKVAAAPAVSTSSRKTTSAVSSPAVDYESSDDDRHFKRKKKSSRYAEASPPAVQVEEEPSRHSRGSRDREREHRRPR; translated from the exons ATGGCGGTGTACTATAAATTTAAGAGTGCAAGAGATTATGATTCTATTGCTATGGATGGTCCCTTCATCTCAGTTGGTTTActcaaagaaaaaatatttgaatccAAGCATTTAGGGAAGGGTACTGATTTCGACCTTGTGGTCACCAATGCCCAGACCAATGAAG AGTATCTTGATGAAGCAACGTTGATTCCAAAAAATACCTCAGTTTTAATACGCCGTGTTCCCGGACGCCCTCGAATGCCCATTGTTACTGATTCAGA GCATCGAGTGGAAGATATGGTGGAGAACACTGAACCTGAAAGGACTAGCTTTCTAGGAGTTAATTCCTCAGTGAAT CCTGAGCCAGACTGGGATGATCTTGGGGGTGATTTGTATGATATTCCTGAAGTCTTTCCAGTGCAGCAAAGTTATGCGGCTCCAGATATTCCACCAACAAATAAAGCCGATGAAGATAGCAAGCTTAAGGCTCTAATTGACACTCCAGTACTAGACTGGCAAAA TCAAGGTCCTGATGGCTATGGCTCTGGTAGAGGTTTTGGCAGGGGTATGAATGGAAGAATGGGTGGACGTGGTTTTG GAGTGTTTGAGAAGAAAACACCTCCACAGGGCTACATATGTCACAGGTGTAAAGTTCCTG GCCATTATATTCAGCACTGCCCCACAAATGGTGATCCAAATTATGACATCAAAAGAGTGAAGCCTCCCACTGGCATTCCCAAGTCCATGTTGATAGCAACCCCAGATGGCTCATATGCATTGCCGAGCGGTGCAGTGGCTGTATTGAGGCCAAATGA GGCTGCTTTTGAGAAAGAGATTGAAGGCTTACCATCTACGCGTTCTGTTGGTGATCTACCACCTGAGCTACACTGCCCCTTGTGCAAGGAAGTGATGAAAGATGCTGTTTTAACGAGCAAGTGTTGCTTCAAGAGCTTTTGTGATAAAT GTATCAGGAATTACATTACCTCAAAGTCAGTGTGTGTCTGTGGGGCTACAAATACCCTTGCTGATGATCTACTGCCAAATAAGACTCTCAGGGATACAATTAATCGAATCTTGGAGTCTGGTAATGACAGTACTGATAATGCAGGGAGTGCTTTCCAAGTTCAAG ataTGGAGTCTGCACGCTGCCCACAACCCAAGATTCCCTCCCCTACTCTATCTGCTGCATCAAAGGGAGAGAATAAGCCTTTACCTCTGAGTGATGAAGCTCTGAAGACACAGGGGACTGTAGATGAGGTAAAACCTGTTCTTGCCCCACAGCAGATGCTAGAGAATGTGAGGAACACAAAGGTAGCCGATGCATCAGAAGCTACGCATGAGTCAATGAGCGTAAAGGAACCTGCATCCCAAGGGAGTGCTCCCCTGGTTGACGAAGAAGTGCAGCAGAGGCTGGCCTCTGTGGAGGCAG gaaagaaaaggaaaaagaagaaggtcCGCATGCCTGCAAACG AAATGCAATGGAAGACTCCCCAAGACCTTGCAGCAGAGAACTACATGATGCACATGGGCCCTTCTGCTTATAATCCATACTGGAATGGCATGCAACCTGGCATGGGCATGGATGGATATATGCCACCATACGGTGCTCCTATGCCGTATATGGGGTATGGAATGGGCCCCATGGACATGCCATTTGGAGGTCCTTTCCCACCTGATGCATTTGGTGGTCAAGGTTATATGATGCCTATGGTTCCACCACCACAGAG GGATCTCGCAGACTTTGGTATGGGTATGGGAATGAATGGGATGAATGTTGGACCTCCTCCTATCATGAGCAGAGAGGAATTCGAGGCTCGGAAAGCTGATTTGAGGAGAAAGCGTGAAAATGAGAGACGGGGCCAAAG CAGGGAGCTTTCTAAAGATCGGGAATATGGGAGAGAAGTGCACGGTGATGGGGATATGCCTCCAATGAAGTCCAAATCT AAGTCGTCTCTAGCCCCCCGATCTCCAAGCCCCGACTACAGCAGAGATCGCGACCACCATCGCCACTACCGGTACGAGAggtcctctcctcctcctgaACCCACCAGAGATCGAGACCGAGAACGAAGACCCTCACGTGACATCCTCGACCCTCTCCCGCCACCCCGCCCTCCTAAGAGAAGATCCGACCATCACCACGATAGAGACAGAGAGCGAGAGCCCAGCGCCAAGGACTACGACGACGAGAAACCCCGCCAGAAACGTCACCGCTCCGAGTCTTCCTCCTCGAAACCCGCCGATGCTGAAACTGCACCACCTCCCTCCAAGCCTAGCTCAGCCAAGCAAGCGGCTGAAACTGCTTCAGCCAAGAGCAAGGCCAGCGTGTTCTCCAGGATTAGCTTCCCTGAGGGTGAAGCTaacaagaagaggaagagctCTCCCTCTGCGAAGGAGGCGCCGGGCGGTTTGAAGGAGCTGGCAAATGGGTTCCACGACCACGAGTATAGCAAGTCTTCAAAGGTTGCTGCTGCTCCGGCTGTGAGTACAAGCAGCAGGAAGACGACTAGTGCTGTGAGTTCTCCTGCTGTGGACTATGAGTCAAGCGACGACGATAGACACTttaagaggaagaagaagtcgTCGAGGTATGCTGAGGCCTCGCCGCCGGCGGTGCAGGTTGAGGAGGAGCCGTCGAGGCACTCGAGAGGTTCCAGGGATCGAGAGCGGGAGCATAGGCGGCCAAGATAG
- the LOC126793634 gene encoding E3 ubiquitin ligase PARAQUAT TOLERANCE 3-like isoform X2, whose amino-acid sequence MAVYYKFKSARDYDSIAMDGPFISVGLLKEKIFESKHLGKGTDFDLVVTNAQTNEEYLDEATLIPKNTSVLIRRVPGRPRMPIVTDSEHRVEDMVENTEPERTSFLGVNSSVNPEPDWDDLGGDLYDIPEVFPVQQSYAAPDIPPTNKADEDSKLKALIDTPVLDWQNQGPDGYGSGRGFGRGMNGRMGGRGFGRTGVFEKKTPPQGYICHRCKVPGHYIQHCPTNGDPNYDIKRVKPPTGIPKSMLIATPDGSYALPSGAVAVLRPNEAAFEKEIEGLPSTRSVGDLPPELHCPLCKEVMKDAVLTSKCCFKSFCDKCIRNYITSKSVCVCGATNTLADDLLPNKTLRDTINRILESGNDSTDNAGSAFQVQDMESARCPQPKIPSPTLSAASKGENKPLPLSDEALKTQGTVDEVKPVLAPQQMLENVRNTKVADASEATHESMSVKEPASQGSAPLVDEEVQQRLASVEAGKKRKKKKVRMPANEMQWKTPQDLAAENYMMHMGPSAYNPYWNGMQPGMGMDGYMPPYGAPMPYMGYGMGPMDMPFGGPFPPDAFGGQGYMMPMVPPPQRDLADFGMGMGMNGMNVGPPPIMSREEFEARKADLRRKRENERRGQRELSKDREYGREVHGDGDMPPMKSKSKSSLAPRSPSPDYSRDRDHHRHYRYERSSPPPEPTRDRDRERRPSRDILDPLPPPRPPKRRSDHHHDRDREREPSAKDYDDEKPRQKRHRSESSSSKPADAETAPPPSKPSSAKQAAETASAKSKASVFSRISFPEGEANKKRKSSPSAKEAPGGLKELANGFHDHEYSKSSKVAAAPAVSTSSRKTTSAVSSPAVDYESSDDDRHFKRKKKSSRYAEASPPAVQVEEEPSRHSRGSRDREREHRRPR is encoded by the exons ATGGCGGTGTACTATAAATTTAAGAGTGCAAGAGATTATGATTCTATTGCTATGGATGGTCCCTTCATCTCAGTTGGTTTActcaaagaaaaaatatttgaatccAAGCATTTAGGGAAGGGTACTGATTTCGACCTTGTGGTCACCAATGCCCAGACCAATGAAG AGTATCTTGATGAAGCAACGTTGATTCCAAAAAATACCTCAGTTTTAATACGCCGTGTTCCCGGACGCCCTCGAATGCCCATTGTTACTGATTCAGA GCATCGAGTGGAAGATATGGTGGAGAACACTGAACCTGAAAGGACTAGCTTTCTAGGAGTTAATTCCTCAGTGAAT CCTGAGCCAGACTGGGATGATCTTGGGGGTGATTTGTATGATATTCCTGAAGTCTTTCCAGTGCAGCAAAGTTATGCGGCTCCAGATATTCCACCAACAAATAAAGCCGATGAAGATAGCAAGCTTAAGGCTCTAATTGACACTCCAGTACTAGACTGGCAAAA TCAAGGTCCTGATGGCTATGGCTCTGGTAGAGGTTTTGGCAGGGGTATGAATGGAAGAATGGGTGGACGTGGTTTTG GTCGAACAGGAGTGTTTGAGAAGAAAACACCTCCACAGGGCTACATATGTCACAGGTGTAAAGTTCCTG GCCATTATATTCAGCACTGCCCCACAAATGGTGATCCAAATTATGACATCAAAAGAGTGAAGCCTCCCACTGGCATTCCCAAGTCCATGTTGATAGCAACCCCAGATGGCTCATATGCATTGCCGAGCGGTGCAGTGGCTGTATTGAGGCCAAATGA GGCTGCTTTTGAGAAAGAGATTGAAGGCTTACCATCTACGCGTTCTGTTGGTGATCTACCACCTGAGCTACACTGCCCCTTGTGCAAGGAAGTGATGAAAGATGCTGTTTTAACGAGCAAGTGTTGCTTCAAGAGCTTTTGTGATAAAT GTATCAGGAATTACATTACCTCAAAGTCAGTGTGTGTCTGTGGGGCTACAAATACCCTTGCTGATGATCTACTGCCAAATAAGACTCTCAGGGATACAATTAATCGAATCTTGGAGTCTGGTAATGACAGTACTGATAATGCAGGGAGTGCTTTCCAAGTTCAAG ataTGGAGTCTGCACGCTGCCCACAACCCAAGATTCCCTCCCCTACTCTATCTGCTGCATCAAAGGGAGAGAATAAGCCTTTACCTCTGAGTGATGAAGCTCTGAAGACACAGGGGACTGTAGATGAGGTAAAACCTGTTCTTGCCCCACAGCAGATGCTAGAGAATGTGAGGAACACAAAGGTAGCCGATGCATCAGAAGCTACGCATGAGTCAATGAGCGTAAAGGAACCTGCATCCCAAGGGAGTGCTCCCCTGGTTGACGAAGAAGTGCAGCAGAGGCTGGCCTCTGTGGAGGCAG gaaagaaaaggaaaaagaagaaggtcCGCATGCCTGCAAACG AAATGCAATGGAAGACTCCCCAAGACCTTGCAGCAGAGAACTACATGATGCACATGGGCCCTTCTGCTTATAATCCATACTGGAATGGCATGCAACCTGGCATGGGCATGGATGGATATATGCCACCATACGGTGCTCCTATGCCGTATATGGGGTATGGAATGGGCCCCATGGACATGCCATTTGGAGGTCCTTTCCCACCTGATGCATTTGGTGGTCAAGGTTATATGATGCCTATGGTTCCACCACCACAGAG GGATCTCGCAGACTTTGGTATGGGTATGGGAATGAATGGGATGAATGTTGGACCTCCTCCTATCATGAGCAGAGAGGAATTCGAGGCTCGGAAAGCTGATTTGAGGAGAAAGCGTGAAAATGAGAGACGGGGCCAAAG GGAGCTTTCTAAAGATCGGGAATATGGGAGAGAAGTGCACGGTGATGGGGATATGCCTCCAATGAAGTCCAAATCT AAGTCGTCTCTAGCCCCCCGATCTCCAAGCCCCGACTACAGCAGAGATCGCGACCACCATCGCCACTACCGGTACGAGAggtcctctcctcctcctgaACCCACCAGAGATCGAGACCGAGAACGAAGACCCTCACGTGACATCCTCGACCCTCTCCCGCCACCCCGCCCTCCTAAGAGAAGATCCGACCATCACCACGATAGAGACAGAGAGCGAGAGCCCAGCGCCAAGGACTACGACGACGAGAAACCCCGCCAGAAACGTCACCGCTCCGAGTCTTCCTCCTCGAAACCCGCCGATGCTGAAACTGCACCACCTCCCTCCAAGCCTAGCTCAGCCAAGCAAGCGGCTGAAACTGCTTCAGCCAAGAGCAAGGCCAGCGTGTTCTCCAGGATTAGCTTCCCTGAGGGTGAAGCTaacaagaagaggaagagctCTCCCTCTGCGAAGGAGGCGCCGGGCGGTTTGAAGGAGCTGGCAAATGGGTTCCACGACCACGAGTATAGCAAGTCTTCAAAGGTTGCTGCTGCTCCGGCTGTGAGTACAAGCAGCAGGAAGACGACTAGTGCTGTGAGTTCTCCTGCTGTGGACTATGAGTCAAGCGACGACGATAGACACTttaagaggaagaagaagtcgTCGAGGTATGCTGAGGCCTCGCCGCCGGCGGTGCAGGTTGAGGAGGAGCCGTCGAGGCACTCGAGAGGTTCCAGGGATCGAGAGCGGGAGCATAGGCGGCCAAGATAG
- the LOC126793690 gene encoding 60S ribosomal protein L15, which produces MGAYAYVSEMWRKKQSDVMGFVQRVRCWDYRQHPSIVRVTRPTRPDKARRLGYKAKQGYVIYRVRVKRGGRKRPVSKGIVYGKPTNQGVTQLKFQRSKRSVAEERAGRKLGGLRVLNSYWINEDSTYKYFEVILVDVAHTVIKKDPRINWIVNPVHKHRELRGLTSAGKKYRGLRGKGHRYHKNRPSRRATWKRNNTLSLRRYR; this is translated from the exons ATGG GAGCTTACGCGTATGTGTCCGAGATGTGGAGGAAGAAGCAATCTGATGTGATGGGGTTCGTTCAGAGGGTCCGCTGCTGGGACTACCGCCAGCACCCTTCCATCGTCCGTGTCACCCGCCCCACTCGCCCTGACAAGGCTCGCCGTCTCGGCTACAAGGCCAAGCAG GGATATGTTATCTACCGTGTCCGTGTGAAGCGTGGTGGCCGCAAGAGGCCTGTTTCTAAGGGTATTGTGTATGGAAAGCCCACCAACCAGGGAGTTACACAATTGAAGTTCCAGCGCAGCAAGAGATCAGTGGCTGAGGAGCGTGCTGGTCGCAAGTTGGGAGGCCTTAGGGTTCTCAATTCATACTGGATCAATGAG GATTCCACCTACAAGTACTTTGAGGTTATTCTCGTTGATGTTGCCCACACTGTCATCAAGAAGGACCCAAGAATCAACTGGATTGTCAACCCTGTCCACAAGCACAGAGAGCTTCGTGGTCTTACCTCTGCTGGAAAGAAGTACAGAGGACTGCGTGGAAAGGGTCACCGTTACCACAAGAATCGTCCGTCTCGCAGGGCTACCTGGAAGAGAAACAACACCCTCTCCCTCCGTCGTTACCGTTGA
- the LOC126793682 gene encoding 3-isopropylmalate dehydratase small subunit 1-like, which yields MSFPMAATSLSLSPNPTFTTTSATSHKFSPYLSASNHLKFPTTSTTSPFPAQFLTTLHLSSQTTTPRAAAASTSPATTFHGLCYVVGDNIDTDQIIPAEYLTLVPSNPSEYEKLGSYALCGLPASYSTRFVDPDQTKSKFSIVIGGANFGCGSSREHAPVALGAAGVSAVVAESYARIFFRNSVATGEVYPLESETRICEECSTGDVLSIELSESRLINHTTGKEYVLKPIGDAGPVIRAGGIFAYAREAGMIPTLSG from the coding sequence ATGTCGTTCCCGATGGCCGCcacctccctctccctctccccaaACCCTACCTtcaccaccacctccgccACCTCTCACAAATTCTCTCCCTATCTCTCAGCCAGTAACCACCTCAAATTCCCAACCACCTCCACCACTTCTCCCTTCCCCGCCCAATTCCTAACCACTCTCCACCTCTCATCCCAAACCACAACCCCACGCGCAGCCGCTGCATCCACCTCTCCCGCCACCACGTTCCACGGCCTCTGCTACGTCGTCGGCGACAACATCGACACCGACCAGATCATCCCCGCCGAGTACCTCACCCTCGTCCCCTCCAACCCCTCCGAGTACGAGAAGCTCGGCTCCTACGCCCTCTGCGGCCTCCCGGCGTCTTACTCCACGCGCTTCGTCGACCCCGACCAGACCAAGTCCAAGTTCTCCATCGTCATCGGCGGCGCCAACTTCGGCTGCGGCTCCTCCCGCGAGCACGCGCCTGTTGCTCTCGGCGCCGCCGGCGTGTCGGCGGTGGTGGCGGAGTCCTACGCGCGCATCTTCTTCAGGAACTCAGTGGCCACCGGCGAGGTGTACCCGCTGGAATCGGAAACGAGGATTTGCGAGGAGTGCAGCACCGGCGATGTGTTGAGCATTGAGCTGAGCGAGAGCCGTTTGATTAATCACACGACTGGGAAAGAGTATGTGTTGAAGCCGATTGGGGACGCCGGGCCGGTGATCAGAGCCGGTGGGATATTTGCTTATGCTAGAGAGGCTGGGATGATTCCAACTTTGTCTGGTTAG
- the LOC126793634 gene encoding E3 ubiquitin ligase PARAQUAT TOLERANCE 3-like isoform X1, which produces MAVYYKFKSARDYDSIAMDGPFISVGLLKEKIFESKHLGKGTDFDLVVTNAQTNEEYLDEATLIPKNTSVLIRRVPGRPRMPIVTDSEHRVEDMVENTEPERTSFLGVNSSVNPEPDWDDLGGDLYDIPEVFPVQQSYAAPDIPPTNKADEDSKLKALIDTPVLDWQNQGPDGYGSGRGFGRGMNGRMGGRGFGRTGVFEKKTPPQGYICHRCKVPGHYIQHCPTNGDPNYDIKRVKPPTGIPKSMLIATPDGSYALPSGAVAVLRPNEAAFEKEIEGLPSTRSVGDLPPELHCPLCKEVMKDAVLTSKCCFKSFCDKCIRNYITSKSVCVCGATNTLADDLLPNKTLRDTINRILESGNDSTDNAGSAFQVQDMESARCPQPKIPSPTLSAASKGENKPLPLSDEALKTQGTVDEVKPVLAPQQMLENVRNTKVADASEATHESMSVKEPASQGSAPLVDEEVQQRLASVEAGKKRKKKKVRMPANEMQWKTPQDLAAENYMMHMGPSAYNPYWNGMQPGMGMDGYMPPYGAPMPYMGYGMGPMDMPFGGPFPPDAFGGQGYMMPMVPPPQRDLADFGMGMGMNGMNVGPPPIMSREEFEARKADLRRKRENERRGQSRELSKDREYGREVHGDGDMPPMKSKSKSSLAPRSPSPDYSRDRDHHRHYRYERSSPPPEPTRDRDRERRPSRDILDPLPPPRPPKRRSDHHHDRDREREPSAKDYDDEKPRQKRHRSESSSSKPADAETAPPPSKPSSAKQAAETASAKSKASVFSRISFPEGEANKKRKSSPSAKEAPGGLKELANGFHDHEYSKSSKVAAAPAVSTSSRKTTSAVSSPAVDYESSDDDRHFKRKKKSSRYAEASPPAVQVEEEPSRHSRGSRDREREHRRPR; this is translated from the exons ATGGCGGTGTACTATAAATTTAAGAGTGCAAGAGATTATGATTCTATTGCTATGGATGGTCCCTTCATCTCAGTTGGTTTActcaaagaaaaaatatttgaatccAAGCATTTAGGGAAGGGTACTGATTTCGACCTTGTGGTCACCAATGCCCAGACCAATGAAG AGTATCTTGATGAAGCAACGTTGATTCCAAAAAATACCTCAGTTTTAATACGCCGTGTTCCCGGACGCCCTCGAATGCCCATTGTTACTGATTCAGA GCATCGAGTGGAAGATATGGTGGAGAACACTGAACCTGAAAGGACTAGCTTTCTAGGAGTTAATTCCTCAGTGAAT CCTGAGCCAGACTGGGATGATCTTGGGGGTGATTTGTATGATATTCCTGAAGTCTTTCCAGTGCAGCAAAGTTATGCGGCTCCAGATATTCCACCAACAAATAAAGCCGATGAAGATAGCAAGCTTAAGGCTCTAATTGACACTCCAGTACTAGACTGGCAAAA TCAAGGTCCTGATGGCTATGGCTCTGGTAGAGGTTTTGGCAGGGGTATGAATGGAAGAATGGGTGGACGTGGTTTTG GTCGAACAGGAGTGTTTGAGAAGAAAACACCTCCACAGGGCTACATATGTCACAGGTGTAAAGTTCCTG GCCATTATATTCAGCACTGCCCCACAAATGGTGATCCAAATTATGACATCAAAAGAGTGAAGCCTCCCACTGGCATTCCCAAGTCCATGTTGATAGCAACCCCAGATGGCTCATATGCATTGCCGAGCGGTGCAGTGGCTGTATTGAGGCCAAATGA GGCTGCTTTTGAGAAAGAGATTGAAGGCTTACCATCTACGCGTTCTGTTGGTGATCTACCACCTGAGCTACACTGCCCCTTGTGCAAGGAAGTGATGAAAGATGCTGTTTTAACGAGCAAGTGTTGCTTCAAGAGCTTTTGTGATAAAT GTATCAGGAATTACATTACCTCAAAGTCAGTGTGTGTCTGTGGGGCTACAAATACCCTTGCTGATGATCTACTGCCAAATAAGACTCTCAGGGATACAATTAATCGAATCTTGGAGTCTGGTAATGACAGTACTGATAATGCAGGGAGTGCTTTCCAAGTTCAAG ataTGGAGTCTGCACGCTGCCCACAACCCAAGATTCCCTCCCCTACTCTATCTGCTGCATCAAAGGGAGAGAATAAGCCTTTACCTCTGAGTGATGAAGCTCTGAAGACACAGGGGACTGTAGATGAGGTAAAACCTGTTCTTGCCCCACAGCAGATGCTAGAGAATGTGAGGAACACAAAGGTAGCCGATGCATCAGAAGCTACGCATGAGTCAATGAGCGTAAAGGAACCTGCATCCCAAGGGAGTGCTCCCCTGGTTGACGAAGAAGTGCAGCAGAGGCTGGCCTCTGTGGAGGCAG gaaagaaaaggaaaaagaagaaggtcCGCATGCCTGCAAACG AAATGCAATGGAAGACTCCCCAAGACCTTGCAGCAGAGAACTACATGATGCACATGGGCCCTTCTGCTTATAATCCATACTGGAATGGCATGCAACCTGGCATGGGCATGGATGGATATATGCCACCATACGGTGCTCCTATGCCGTATATGGGGTATGGAATGGGCCCCATGGACATGCCATTTGGAGGTCCTTTCCCACCTGATGCATTTGGTGGTCAAGGTTATATGATGCCTATGGTTCCACCACCACAGAG GGATCTCGCAGACTTTGGTATGGGTATGGGAATGAATGGGATGAATGTTGGACCTCCTCCTATCATGAGCAGAGAGGAATTCGAGGCTCGGAAAGCTGATTTGAGGAGAAAGCGTGAAAATGAGAGACGGGGCCAAAG CAGGGAGCTTTCTAAAGATCGGGAATATGGGAGAGAAGTGCACGGTGATGGGGATATGCCTCCAATGAAGTCCAAATCT AAGTCGTCTCTAGCCCCCCGATCTCCAAGCCCCGACTACAGCAGAGATCGCGACCACCATCGCCACTACCGGTACGAGAggtcctctcctcctcctgaACCCACCAGAGATCGAGACCGAGAACGAAGACCCTCACGTGACATCCTCGACCCTCTCCCGCCACCCCGCCCTCCTAAGAGAAGATCCGACCATCACCACGATAGAGACAGAGAGCGAGAGCCCAGCGCCAAGGACTACGACGACGAGAAACCCCGCCAGAAACGTCACCGCTCCGAGTCTTCCTCCTCGAAACCCGCCGATGCTGAAACTGCACCACCTCCCTCCAAGCCTAGCTCAGCCAAGCAAGCGGCTGAAACTGCTTCAGCCAAGAGCAAGGCCAGCGTGTTCTCCAGGATTAGCTTCCCTGAGGGTGAAGCTaacaagaagaggaagagctCTCCCTCTGCGAAGGAGGCGCCGGGCGGTTTGAAGGAGCTGGCAAATGGGTTCCACGACCACGAGTATAGCAAGTCTTCAAAGGTTGCTGCTGCTCCGGCTGTGAGTACAAGCAGCAGGAAGACGACTAGTGCTGTGAGTTCTCCTGCTGTGGACTATGAGTCAAGCGACGACGATAGACACTttaagaggaagaagaagtcgTCGAGGTATGCTGAGGCCTCGCCGCCGGCGGTGCAGGTTGAGGAGGAGCCGTCGAGGCACTCGAGAGGTTCCAGGGATCGAGAGCGGGAGCATAGGCGGCCAAGATAG
- the LOC126795484 gene encoding protein FAR-RED IMPAIRED RESPONSE 1-like, producing the protein MVCSREGERSVSKDGSGSENEIDYESDEEILVDNVKGKKDKRLRLSMADEVDNGLCLFKRLRKRSHKSCRLSRCNCPASITFRKDRTCTFFYVSQFITKHNHPLTRRKHKHFVRSNRAVKDHDIAQVMSLRNVSVGTARAYEYLVHQARGHEFVGFTERDLYNRVQREHSKLIMDGDAQASITWMKLKAIRDPNFFCIFSVDDTGRLANMFWRDGQSYDDYCTFGDVLIFDSTYKTNIYDKSLAVFVGTNNHRATVIFGCALLADEIEETYDWVLTAFLKSMNGQKPSSVITDSDEAMRNAVVNVIPEVKYRLCAWHVGRNVKSYLKDVDMKRDFFHLIFAGFTPAEWEVSWQYFVAMNNLEDNSWINGMYEKKDRWAEAFFREVFFGGIYSTQRCEGMHKNMKIGLGSCMRLYELLPRFEKTACHIRNGALYDDYRSDKFSAECKSHIRDMEEDSCIFSVDDPLLAGIHHE; encoded by the coding sequence ATGGTGTGCTCCAGAGAAGGGGAGCGTAGTGTGAGTAAGGACGGTAGTGGTagtgaaaatgaaattgattatGAATCGGATGAGGAGATCCTTGTTGATAACGTGAAGGGGAAAAAGGACAAGCGTTTGCGCCTGTCCATGGCAGATGAGGTTGATAATGGTTTATGTTTGTTCAAGAGGCTCCGTAAGCGGTCACACAAGTCATGTCGTTTGTCTCGCTGCAATTGTCCGGCTTCAATTACCTTTAGAAAAGATAGAACATGTACATTCTTCTATGTTTCTCAGTTCATAACCAAGCACAATCACCCTCTCACTAGAAGGAAACACAAGCATTTTGTGAGGTCAAACCGAGCAGTTAAAGATCATGACATTGCTCAAGTGATGTCTCTTCGGAATGTATCTGTTGGAACTGCGCGTGCTTACGAATATCTCGTGCATCAAGCTAGAGGGCATGAATTTGTTGGGTTCACTGAAAGGGACTTGTATAACAGAGTTCAGCGGGAGCACTCGAAGCTTATAATGGACGGTGACGCCCAAGCATCAATTACTTGGATGAAATTAAAAGCCATCAGGGACCCTAATTTCTTCTGTATATTCAGTGTTGATGATACTGGGAGGCTGGCCAATATGTTTTGGCGCGACGGACAATCGTATGATGACTACTGCACCTTTGGTGATGTACTCATATTTGACAGTACCTATAAAACCAACATTTATGATAAGTCTCTAGCTGTGTTCGTTGGAACTAACAACCATAGAGCCACAGTCATATTTGGTTGTGCACTTCTGGCGGACGAAATTGAAGAGACATACGATTGGGTGTTGACAGCTTTTCTGAAGTCTATGAATGGCCAAAAACCATCCTCTGTTATCACCGACAGTGATGAAGCAATGAGGAATGCAGTGGTGAATGTAATTCCGGAGGTGAAATACCGACTCTGTGCATGGCATGTTGGAAGGAATGTCAAATCTTACCTTAAGGATGTGGATATGAAAAGAGATTTCTTCCACCTTATATTTGCAGGTTTCACACCTGCCGAATGGGAGGTTTCTTGGCAGTACTTTGTTGCTATGAACAATTTAGAAGACAACAGCTGGATTAATGGAATGTATGAGAAAAAAGACAGGTGGGCCGAGGCATTTTTCAGAGAAGTATTTTTTGGTGGTATTTACAGCACACAAAGGTGTGAGGGGATgcacaaaaatatgaaaattggGCTGGGCAGTTGTATGAGGTTGTATGAGTTGTTGCCTCGGTTTGAGAAAACTGCATGTCATATAAGAAACGGTGCCCTTTATGATGATTATAGGTCTGATAAGTTTTCAGCTGAGTGTAAATCGCACATCCGAGATATGGAAGAAGACAGTTGTATATTCAGTGTTGATGATCCCTTATTAGCAGGAATACATCATGAGTAA